From Gemmatimonadaceae bacterium, the proteins below share one genomic window:
- a CDS encoding CHAP domain-containing protein translates to MSRGLQVDALVTVALASEGATEHPPNSNAGPYVERVLKRTGLGKGYPWCAAWIADLGAIAFGADWPLPLTASCAELGRAAEQAEVLNEKPARGDVFLIWFEKLGRYAHTGLVLEVHADGRCTTLEGNTNDGGSREGWGVFRRTRQFAAKDRFIRWGAM, encoded by the coding sequence ATGAGCCGCGGCCTCCAGGTCGACGCCTTGGTGACCGTCGCGCTCGCCAGCGAAGGGGCGACTGAGCACCCGCCGAACAGCAACGCGGGGCCGTACGTCGAGCGAGTGCTGAAGCGCACCGGGCTCGGCAAGGGCTACCCATGGTGTGCGGCCTGGATTGCCGATCTCGGGGCGATCGCCTTCGGTGCCGACTGGCCGCTGCCGCTGACGGCGAGCTGTGCCGAGCTTGGCCGCGCGGCCGAGCAGGCAGAGGTACTCAATGAGAAGCCGGCGCGCGGCGACGTCTTCCTGATCTGGTTCGAGAAGCTCGGGCGGTACGCGCACACCGGGCTCGTGCTCGAGGTGCACGCGGATGGCCGCTGCACGACGCTCGAGGGCAACACCAACGACGGCGGTTCCCGCGAGGGCTGGGGCGTGTTTCGGCGCACGCGCCAGTTCGCCGCCAAGGACCGCTTCATCCGCTGGGGCGCGATGTGA